A part of Halobaculum sp. MBLA0143 genomic DNA contains:
- a CDS encoding cell division protein FtsZ, producing the protein MAYLFVGAGQAGCALVDSVFDHERVSTLATPVAVNSTARDLQNLSNVGSESWYGIARGEGLVAGDTAGFEEQVQGGFGREPREADSVASDLVGPMADAFGEQFGEGTPSFAFVFVGLGGGTGCGIGPHVVEAIREFSGPSTDVIAVAVLPNTSGDVTQGEDDATVSATRQADNAVYGLDRLESVVDGVVLVDNQRLAFEDAAEGRFGEFNDYVAAGVVDLISGAVLERIDPGGYESFDPQTIDLQDIVTSLSLSDGVGYAALGRSVVRTRSLAGYFLPFVGRQAVDGDTLADLAVTKRSVADLNPSLAEKAIGQIRAPERYVTDSDYRIEASVIRSRLDSYCPEVNMGLMLTERNLASFTTLLTFEREDIDRIADLETLAAQGRGRA; encoded by the coding sequence ATGGCGTATCTCTTTGTCGGAGCGGGGCAGGCCGGGTGTGCGCTCGTCGACTCCGTCTTCGACCACGAACGTGTGTCGACGTTAGCGACGCCGGTCGCGGTGAACTCCACGGCGAGAGACCTCCAGAACCTCTCGAACGTGGGGTCAGAGTCGTGGTACGGCATCGCACGCGGAGAGGGCCTCGTCGCGGGCGACACGGCGGGGTTCGAAGAACAGGTTCAGGGCGGCTTCGGTCGGGAGCCGCGAGAGGCAGACAGTGTGGCGAGCGACCTCGTGGGGCCGATGGCGGACGCGTTCGGCGAGCAGTTCGGCGAAGGGACGCCGTCGTTCGCCTTCGTCTTCGTCGGGTTGGGCGGCGGCACCGGCTGCGGGATCGGGCCACACGTCGTGGAGGCGATCCGAGAGTTCTCCGGGCCGAGCACGGACGTGATCGCCGTCGCGGTGTTGCCGAACACGAGCGGCGACGTGACACAGGGCGAAGACGACGCGACGGTGTCGGCGACACGACAGGCGGACAACGCGGTCTACGGACTCGACCGGCTGGAGTCGGTCGTCGACGGGGTCGTGCTCGTGGACAACCAACGGCTCGCCTTCGAGGACGCCGCCGAGGGCCGGTTCGGGGAGTTCAACGACTACGTCGCGGCCGGGGTCGTCGACCTGATCTCCGGGGCGGTGCTCGAACGGATCGACCCCGGCGGGTACGAGTCGTTCGACCCACAGACGATCGACCTACAGGACATCGTCACGTCGCTGTCGCTGTCGGACGGTGTCGGCTACGCGGCACTCGGTCGGTCGGTCGTCCGGACGCGGTCGCTGGCGGGGTACTTCCTGCCGTTCGTCGGCAGACAGGCGGTCGACGGCGACACGCTCGCGGATCTGGCGGTGACGAAACGCTCCGTCGCGGACCTGAATCCGAGCCTGGCGGAGAAGGCGATCGGGCAGATTCGTGCGCCAGAGCGGTACGTGACGGACAGCGACTACCGGATCGAGGCGTCGGTGATCCGGAGTCGACTCGACAGCTACTGCCCGGAGGTGAACATGGGACTGATGTTGACGGAACGCAACCTGGCGTCGTTCACGACGCTGCTGACGTTCGAACGCGAGGACATCGATCGAATCGCAGACCTCGAGACGCTGGCGGCACAGGGGAGGGGGCGAGCGTGA
- a CDS encoding ABC transporter substrate-binding protein, with protein sequence MATDDERSRRAFLAATGATGVGLTAGCVTTTDEETSTDTETDGGGGGAGTEDDTPTATAEPTGPYTVGMVNSLTGSLSAFGQRNERGKELALSAVNEVGIGGRELRIVSEDSQSQSQSGVSAAQKLVNQDGVPFLIGAVGSGVSLAIYQSVIQGTDVVQLSQNSTSPDLTDFSGLLRMSPTGSTQSAALADIVAADGYDAVALAWVNNDYGQGLAEAFREAYDGDIVYDQSHDQGQSSYSSTVSEMAGSDADAWLFVTYQPEFTTMVQETFSNGYEAQFYGADSVAGPDVLANTPDGSLAGMKIVTPSAAVDQENYQSFASDFESAYGERPTSWSAFAYDCVVTAALTIATADEFTGAALSETVRDVTRPEGEAVFTFAEAMDVLGDDGDPSDVDYQGVSGPIDFDENGDPVGFLQVLTVDGGEYVQTDTVEG encoded by the coding sequence ATGGCAACAGATGACGAACGGAGCCGGCGGGCGTTCCTGGCGGCGACCGGCGCCACGGGCGTCGGTCTGACGGCCGGCTGTGTGACGACGACGGACGAGGAGACGTCGACCGACACGGAGACGGACGGCGGCGGCGGCGGCGCCGGCACCGAGGACGACACGCCGACGGCGACGGCGGAGCCGACTGGTCCGTACACCGTCGGGATGGTGAACTCTCTGACGGGCTCGTTGTCCGCGTTCGGACAGCGAAACGAGCGCGGGAAGGAGCTGGCGCTGTCGGCCGTCAACGAGGTGGGGATCGGCGGCCGCGAACTCCGGATCGTCTCCGAGGACTCACAGTCACAGTCTCAGTCCGGAGTGTCGGCGGCCCAGAAGCTGGTCAACCAGGACGGTGTCCCGTTCCTGATCGGCGCCGTCGGCTCCGGCGTGTCGTTGGCGATCTACCAGTCCGTGATCCAGGGGACGGACGTGGTCCAGTTGAGCCAGAACTCCACGAGTCCGGATCTGACGGACTTCTCCGGACTGTTGCGGATGTCACCGACCGGCAGCACACAGTCGGCGGCGCTGGCGGACATCGTCGCCGCCGACGGCTACGACGCCGTCGCGCTGGCGTGGGTGAACAACGACTACGGCCAGGGGCTCGCGGAGGCGTTCCGGGAGGCGTACGACGGCGACATCGTCTACGATCAGTCTCACGACCAAGGCCAGTCGTCGTACTCGTCGACCGTCTCCGAGATGGCCGGCTCGGACGCGGACGCCTGGCTGTTCGTCACCTACCAGCCGGAGTTCACGACGATGGTCCAGGAGACGTTCTCCAACGGCTACGAGGCGCAGTTCTACGGCGCCGACTCCGTCGCCGGGCCGGACGTGTTGGCCAACACCCCCGACGGGAGCCTCGCGGGGATGAAGATCGTCACTCCCTCGGCCGCGGTCGACCAGGAGAACTACCAGAGCTTCGCGAGTGACTTCGAGTCCGCCTACGGGGAGCGCCCGACCTCGTGGTCGGCGTTCGCGTACGACTGCGTGGTGACCGCCGCCCTGACGATCGCGACCGCAGACGAGTTCACCGGTGCCGCGCTCTCGGAGACCGTCCGGGACGTGACCCGTCCGGAGGGGGAGGCGGTGTTCACCTTCGCCGAGGCGATGGACGTGCTCGGCGACGACGGCGATCCCTCCGACGTCGACTACCAGGGAGTGTCCGGCCCCATCGACTTCGACGAGAACGGCGACCCGGTCGGCTTCCTCCAGGTGCTCACGGTGGACGGCGGGGAGTACGTCCAGACCGACACTGTCGAAGGCTGA
- a CDS encoding ABC transporter ATP-binding protein yields the protein MDAGTTLYDGANLDKEDVVLSVEGLQKTFGGLVATDDASFQVERGTITGLIGPNGAGKSTIFELVSGFYEADAGTVRVNGTDVTDARPHEVAAQGLVRTFQTPRKLEGMTVREAMLIGPRQQLGESFVAALTRGEAIRREERANLADAQRVLEQFDIGHLAREPATDLSGGQLKLVELARAMLAEPEILLLDEPVAGVNPTLARELRDHVARLNDRGTTFLVIEHDMEFVMSLADPVIVLDQGSVLVEGSPEAVRADDRVLDAYLGGGER from the coding sequence ATGGACGCTGGAACGACGCTGTACGACGGAGCGAACTTGGACAAAGAAGACGTGGTGCTGTCGGTGGAGGGCCTCCAGAAGACGTTCGGCGGGCTCGTGGCGACGGACGACGCCTCCTTCCAGGTGGAACGCGGGACGATCACGGGACTGATCGGGCCGAACGGCGCCGGCAAGTCCACCATCTTCGAACTCGTCTCCGGCTTCTACGAGGCGGACGCGGGCACAGTTCGGGTGAACGGGACGGACGTGACGGACGCACGGCCACACGAGGTCGCGGCCCAGGGGCTCGTCCGGACGTTCCAGACCCCCCGCAAGCTGGAGGGGATGACCGTCCGAGAGGCGATGCTGATCGGGCCGCGACAGCAGTTGGGGGAGTCGTTCGTCGCCGCCCTCACGCGCGGCGAGGCGATCCGACGAGAGGAACGGGCGAACCTCGCGGACGCCCAACGGGTGTTAGAGCAGTTCGACATCGGCCACCTCGCCCGGGAGCCGGCGACGGATCTCTCCGGTGGACAGCTGAAGCTGGTCGAGCTCGCCCGGGCGATGCTGGCGGAGCCGGAGATTCTCCTGTTGGACGAGCCGGTCGCGGGGGTCAACCCGACGCTGGCGCGGGAGCTGCGCGACCACGTCGCCCGGCTGAACGACCGCGGAACGACGTTCCTCGTGATCGAACACGACATGGAGTTCGTCATGTCACTGGCGGACCCCGTGATCGTGTTGGACCAGGGTAGCGTGCTCGTGGAGGGGAGTCCGGAGGCGGTCCGGGCGGACGACCGCGTGTTGGACGCCTACCTCGGAGGTGGAGAACGGTGA
- a CDS encoding ABC transporter ATP-binding protein encodes MLEVDGVDSGYGDVQVLDEITLSLSAGEVACLVGPNGAGKSTVLKTVFGLLEPWTGSVRYHGTDIGGLAPERIVREGIGYVPQTENVFGSLTVAENLRMGGVARDDDVETVVADLYDRFSILDDKRTAKASTLSGGQRQVLAFARALVMEPDVLLIDEPSAGLAPNTAQAVFDDVLAVNELGTAILMVEQNAREGLAISDTGYVLDQGRVAFADEADALLDDPEVSRLYLGG; translated from the coding sequence GTGCTCGAAGTCGACGGTGTCGACAGCGGCTACGGCGACGTACAGGTGTTAGACGAGATCACGCTGTCGCTGTCTGCCGGTGAGGTGGCGTGTCTCGTCGGGCCGAACGGCGCCGGGAAGTCGACGGTGCTGAAGACGGTGTTCGGGCTGTTGGAGCCGTGGACCGGCAGTGTTCGCTACCACGGGACGGATATCGGCGGGCTCGCGCCCGAGCGGATCGTCCGGGAGGGGATCGGCTACGTCCCGCAGACGGAGAACGTGTTCGGCAGTCTCACCGTCGCGGAGAACCTCCGGATGGGCGGTGTCGCCCGCGACGACGACGTCGAGACGGTCGTCGCGGACCTGTACGACCGGTTCTCGATCCTGGACGACAAACGGACGGCGAAGGCGAGCACGCTCTCGGGGGGGCAGCGGCAGGTGTTGGCGTTCGCTCGGGCACTCGTGATGGAGCCGGACGTACTCCTGATCGACGAGCCGTCCGCGGGGCTGGCGCCCAACACCGCACAGGCGGTGTTCGACGACGTGTTGGCCGTCAACGAGCTCGGGACTGCGATCCTGATGGTCGAACAGAACGCCCGCGAGGGGCTGGCCATCTCCGACACCGGGTACGTGTTGGACCAGGGACGGGTCGCGTTCGCCGACGAGGCGGACGCACTGCTCGACGACCCGGAGGTGTCGCGGTTGTATCTGGGAGGCTAG
- a CDS encoding cell division protein FtsZ has product MPDQCQICLTGPSEWNADDLEGHVRAAHGDNEAAVAAMYGDEFDHLFEENGGGSGTGDSPRQTTRETPKPTGGSGGGATDSVGKKWFMIGVGGAGNNILDALLMRRDTLVAAGEERARIWEGGLAGYGLLNTNTAELEQTYYAQEEQGYDRAQLETNTIIGLGAHDNSGMGYRWQNGAAVAEVDFEGENNPFRDRWDMRQTDLRSAQALLLVHSVTKGTGCGSTPVLAERIRDEVLSDDREIDKAILSAVVIPSVGSQQSTLGGRGKTNGVVGLARTAQAVDALIPFNNAKLREVSQDITPRVDGLAQYNPPQFVDLNKPLVAFLEAFTMSSTPQFVDQDATMSIRGNVFDVADSFRLVQDKYPASMPKDERPAVVLAPVLGRLRSETVSESKLEILARRTLDQNRFADFDPSTAWGANFMLYGPEEKMREASEYVTDGRLQRILNGPDFLDAGNTAGVETVDVQLNQLVTPQLDDLYMWGMLWNPEMPALESMYEHAQRLNQEGQTQQAESVREVWSDVEALFSCLGRDNML; this is encoded by the coding sequence ATGCCAGACCAGTGCCAGATCTGCCTGACCGGGCCGTCCGAGTGGAACGCGGACGACCTGGAGGGACACGTCCGTGCGGCCCACGGTGACAACGAGGCGGCCGTCGCGGCGATGTACGGCGACGAGTTCGACCACCTGTTCGAGGAGAACGGCGGCGGGAGCGGCACCGGCGACTCGCCTCGACAGACGACGCGGGAGACGCCGAAGCCGACCGGCGGCAGCGGCGGCGGTGCCACGGACAGTGTCGGCAAGAAGTGGTTCATGATCGGTGTCGGCGGCGCTGGCAACAACATCCTGGACGCGCTCCTGATGCGCCGGGACACGCTCGTGGCCGCCGGCGAGGAGCGCGCCCGTATCTGGGAGGGGGGGCTGGCCGGCTACGGACTGCTGAACACGAACACGGCGGAGTTGGAGCAGACGTACTACGCTCAGGAGGAACAGGGGTACGACCGCGCACAGCTGGAGACGAACACGATCATCGGACTGGGGGCACACGACAACTCCGGGATGGGTTACCGGTGGCAGAACGGCGCCGCGGTCGCCGAGGTCGACTTCGAGGGGGAGAACAACCCGTTCCGCGACCGCTGGGACATGCGCCAGACCGACCTCCGGAGCGCACAGGCGTTGTTGCTCGTCCACAGTGTGACGAAGGGGACCGGCTGCGGGTCGACGCCGGTGTTGGCCGAGCGCATCCGCGACGAGGTGTTGTCGGACGACCGAGAGATCGACAAGGCGATCCTGAGCGCCGTGGTGATCCCGTCGGTCGGGAGTCAGCAGTCGACGCTGGGTGGACGCGGGAAGACGAACGGGGTCGTCGGGCTCGCCCGGACGGCACAGGCGGTAGACGCACTCATCCCGTTCAACAACGCCAAGCTCCGAGAGGTGAGCCAGGACATCACGCCGCGGGTCGACGGGCTCGCGCAGTACAACCCGCCGCAGTTCGTCGACCTGAACAAGCCGCTGGTGGCGTTCCTGGAGGCGTTCACGATGTCGTCGACCCCGCAGTTCGTCGACCAGGACGCCACGATGTCGATCCGCGGCAACGTGTTCGACGTGGCAGACAGCTTCCGACTGGTCCAGGACAAGTACCCCGCGAGCATGCCGAAAGACGAGCGGCCGGCGGTCGTGTTGGCACCGGTGCTGGGGCGGCTCCGGTCGGAGACGGTGTCGGAGTCGAAGCTGGAGATTCTCGCCCGGCGGACGCTGGACCAGAACCGGTTCGCCGACTTCGATCCGTCGACGGCCTGGGGGGCCAACTTCATGCTGTACGGTCCAGAAGAGAAGATGCGCGAGGCGTCGGAGTACGTCACTGACGGTCGACTCCAACGGATCCTCAACGGGCCGGACTTCCTCGACGCCGGGAACACGGCGGGCGTCGAGACGGTGGACGTGCAGCTCAACCAGCTCGTCACCCCGCAGTTGGACGACCTCTACATGTGGGGGATGCTGTGGAACCCGGAGATGCCGGCGCTGGAGTCGATGTACGAACACGCACAGCGGCTCAACCAGGAGGGCCAGACGCAACAGGCCGAGAGCGTCAGAGAGGTCTGGAGCGACGTGGAGGCGTTGTTCTCCTGTCTGGGCCGCGACAACATGCTGTGA
- a CDS encoding branched-chain amino acid ABC transporter permease has product MTDGDTLGDRIRRLTRAERGVAVFVVGLVGVLLAGTLGGVFGPTYVLYLLGLVGMYVLLSFGLNVQWGYAGLINFSVAAFFGLGAYGTALLTADNSPIAGGVSPVVGLVVGLGLAAVLAVAIGIPTLRLRTDYLAIASLGLAEVVRLVVRNERQWTNGSAGLRGIPGFFEGWPVLAQLPETLPGLRVEVVPGSPIFVQTPFWQAALNVGLVFVFVAVTYLLLRRLHRSPWGRVLRTIRSDEDLAAALGRDTYRFKMQAFVLGSVIAALAGVFYAHLNLFVSPGDLEPINTFYVWIAVILGGSGSNRGAMFGGFVVIAIREGTRFVDSFGGLPVDVAPLRLLVIGLLIVLVMRFRPEGVLPPQRELIWPAALADAETPERGPDTAADGGDES; this is encoded by the coding sequence GTGACGGACGGCGACACGCTCGGCGACCGGATCCGGCGACTCACCCGGGCCGAACGAGGGGTGGCGGTGTTCGTCGTCGGGCTCGTCGGGGTGTTGCTCGCCGGCACCCTCGGGGGTGTGTTCGGTCCGACGTACGTCCTCTACCTCCTCGGCTTGGTGGGGATGTACGTCCTGTTGTCGTTCGGGCTGAACGTCCAGTGGGGGTACGCCGGGCTGATCAACTTCTCCGTGGCGGCGTTCTTCGGACTGGGTGCCTACGGGACGGCGCTCCTGACCGCGGACAACTCCCCCATCGCCGGCGGTGTGAGTCCGGTCGTCGGCTTGGTCGTCGGGTTGGGGTTGGCGGCGGTGTTGGCGGTCGCCATCGGGATTCCGACGCTCCGGCTCCGGACGGACTACCTCGCCATCGCCTCGCTGGGGCTGGCGGAGGTGGTGCGGCTCGTCGTCCGCAACGAGCGGCAGTGGACGAACGGCAGCGCAGGGCTCCGAGGGATCCCGGGCTTCTTCGAGGGGTGGCCCGTGTTGGCGCAACTCCCGGAGACGCTGCCGGGACTGCGCGTAGAGGTCGTCCCCGGCAGTCCGATATTCGTCCAGACGCCGTTCTGGCAGGCGGCGCTCAACGTCGGGCTCGTGTTCGTGTTCGTCGCCGTCACCTACCTCCTGCTCCGTCGGCTCCACCGGTCGCCGTGGGGCCGCGTCCTGCGGACGATCCGGTCGGACGAGGATCTCGCGGCGGCGCTGGGGCGCGACACCTACCGGTTCAAGATGCAGGCGTTCGTGCTCGGGAGCGTGATCGCGGCGCTGGCGGGGGTGTTCTACGCCCACCTCAACCTGTTCGTCTCCCCCGGCGACCTGGAGCCGATCAACACGTTCTACGTCTGGATCGCGGTGATCCTCGGCGGCAGCGGCTCCAATCGTGGAGCGATGTTTGGCGGGTTCGTCGTGATCGCCATCCGGGAGGGCACCCGATTCGTCGACAGCTTCGGGGGTCTCCCCGTCGACGTGGCGCCGCTGCGGCTACTCGTCATCGGCCTGTTGATCGTCCTCGTGATGCGGTTCCGGCCGGAGGGGGTGCTCCCGCCACAACGGGAGCTGATCTGGCCGGCCGCGCTCGCGGACGCCGAGACGCCGGAGCGGGGTCCGGACACAGCCGCCGACGGGGGTGACGAGTCGTGA
- a CDS encoding branched-chain amino acid ABC transporter permease, which translates to MSVLEYLANGLVFSSIVVLASVGLSLVYSIAGFANFAHGDTMTVGAYAALVTFGAVGGLGAGVLGLPVGFFVALLVGAVVAAVVAVVTHRIVYEPLELDSIGLLITSIGVAFVYRGAIQTGFGAGFTEFGIQVLRPIEFLIPYGVRITRHDVAIVLSAGALVAATHALLQYTDLGRKMRATADNPELARVAGIRTARIELWTWVVGAGLAGAGGVFLGLYNQVSPRMGFNLLLVVFAAVILGGIGSVYGAMLGGFLIGTINQLTPLLSDLGIPIGIEYANAVAFLVMVAVLLVRPQGIAGEVVS; encoded by the coding sequence ATGTCGGTCCTGGAGTACCTCGCCAACGGCCTGGTGTTCTCCAGTATCGTCGTGTTGGCGAGCGTCGGGCTGTCGCTCGTGTACAGCATCGCCGGCTTCGCCAACTTCGCGCACGGCGACACGATGACCGTCGGCGCCTACGCCGCGCTCGTCACGTTCGGCGCCGTCGGTGGCCTCGGCGCCGGCGTGCTCGGCTTACCCGTCGGCTTCTTCGTCGCACTACTCGTCGGCGCGGTCGTCGCGGCCGTCGTCGCCGTCGTCACCCACCGAATCGTGTACGAGCCGTTGGAGTTGGACTCCATCGGACTGCTCATCACGAGTATCGGCGTGGCGTTCGTCTACCGGGGAGCAATCCAGACCGGCTTCGGCGCCGGCTTCACCGAGTTCGGCATCCAGGTGTTGCGGCCGATCGAGTTTCTGATCCCGTACGGCGTCCGGATCACGCGTCACGACGTGGCGATCGTCCTCTCGGCGGGCGCGCTCGTCGCCGCGACCCACGCCCTGCTCCAGTACACGGACCTCGGCCGGAAGATGCGCGCGACCGCGGACAACCCGGAGCTGGCACGGGTCGCCGGGATCCGAACCGCCCGGATCGAGCTGTGGACCTGGGTCGTCGGCGCCGGACTCGCCGGCGCCGGGGGCGTGTTCCTCGGGCTGTACAACCAGGTGTCGCCGCGGATGGGGTTCAACCTCCTGTTGGTCGTGTTCGCGGCCGTGATCCTCGGAGGGATCGGCTCCGTCTACGGCGCGATGCTTGGCGGGTTCCTGATCGGGACGATCAACCAACTGACGCCGTTGCTGTCGGATCTCGGGATCCCGATCGGGATCGAGTACGCCAACGCCGTCGCCTTCCTGGTGATGGTGGCGGTGTTGCTCGTCCGCCCGCAGGGCATCGCCGGGGAGGTGGTGTCGTGA